The genomic stretch TCGTTCACGAGCTTCTCTCGGGCCGCGCGCGAGAACGCGGAATCGCGGATCCTCGGGGGCATCCATTTCCGCAGCGCCTGCGAGAACGGCCTCGCCCTGGGCGAGAGCATCGGGCGCCGCGTGATCGCTCACCATCTTCAGCGCTATCAGCCGTGAGCGAATCGCCTATCGGGAGGTGAGTCATGCCGGACGTGTTCGAGAACATCGAGCGAGCGCCTCTGCCGATGCTGGAGATGATCGCCCACGTGCTGGAGCTGCGCGCGTCGATGCCCCAGCAGCAGGAGATGCAGCGCACGTACCTGCGAGACATCGAGTTTCCCGAGCGCGCCCAGGTCCTGGAGGTGGGGTGTGGCACGGGCGCGATCGCCCGAGTGCTGGCCCGGTGGCCCAAGGTGGGAGACGTCCTGGGCGTCGACCCCTCGCCATATCTCGTCGACCGGGCGCGCGCGCTCAGCCCTGGTCTGCCGAACCTGGTCTTCGAGGTGGGGGACGGACGGTCCCTCGGCGTGAAGGACGCCAGTGTCGACGTCGTCATCATGCACACCGTGCTGACCCACGTGCAGGGCCCCGAGGTGCTGCTGGCCGAGGCGCACCGGGCGCTTCGTCCGGGCGGCTGGCTT from Candidatus Methylomirabilota bacterium encodes the following:
- a CDS encoding methyltransferase domain-containing protein; the protein is MPDVFENIERAPLPMLEMIAHVLELRASMPQQQEMQRTYLRDIEFPERAQVLEVGCGTGAIARVLARWPKVGDVLGVDPSPYLVDRARALSPGLPNLVFEVGDGRSLGVKDASVDVVIMHTVLTHVQGPEVLLAEAHRALRPGGWLGVCDGDFSTATLATGDLDPLEVCVQAFVDGFVQDRWMVRRMSGLASAAGFAVSPLRSYGLLETTKPGLTLTWVDRGTDVLVGRGRIGPPLATALKAEAKRRADANAFFGYMAYASMVGRKVEAGR